One window from the genome of Salvia miltiorrhiza cultivar Shanhuang (shh) chromosome 7, IMPLAD_Smil_shh, whole genome shotgun sequence encodes:
- the LOC130991367 gene encoding uncharacterized protein LOC130991367, whose protein sequence is MNYLNTIDFLQREMWYPADRGDYKWTAQIEYKFLTRLLKMVDCGQWDGNPEHLQDGRQRRLCEGMNCEFDIHHQLNFYQAKINQLRDRFFKFGNLLEDPSVKWDPMHNTMEISVEQLQAYSAADRGYLAYQWHGEPMFFLLRGIFYIEEDD, encoded by the exons ATGAATTATCTCAATACCATAGATTTCCTTCAACGTGAGATGTGGTACCCCGCCGATAGGGGTGATTACAAGTGGACGGCTCAAATAGAGTACAAATTTCTCACAAGGCTATTGAAGATGGTCGATTGCGGACAGTGGGATGGCAATCCCGAACATCTGCAAGATGGTCGACAACGCAGACTTTGTGAAGGTATGAACTGTGAATTTGATATACATCACCAGCTTAATTTTTACCAGGCTAAGATAAACCAGTTGAGGGACCGATTTTTCAAATTTGGAAACCTCCTTGAGGATCCCAGTGTGAAATGGGATCCCATGCATAACACAATGGAAATCAGCGTCGAACAGTTGCAGGCGTATAGTGCG GCTGATAGAGGCTATCTTGCGTACCAGTGGCACGGAGAACCGATGTTTTTCTTGCTCCGTGGAATTTTTTATATTGAAGaggatgattaa
- the LOC130993014 gene encoding uncharacterized protein LOC130993014, whose translation MGDRDRNDDDSVSATSSEEEERLAHPTPPINCDWKRPTLIYVTRGVNLYMRTDILKEVKNVLLDKGGPLALERFKEGVVGRLIDIKRNHSASNALHHLLARQLKGSDIPCDESWFQVGGQTIRFRPTEYALVTGLHFGNSDFDPYAKHKPPRNGIFNRFFNGVSTKVHVLRKRFNEKSLGKDVEDYLKAANLLVYYLFLLCRDNPVIEDWAWTLVEDFERWDAFPWGSYTYGALSYYIDTVGIAPDQAEKDYHFYGPVWALQIWSYEAVPDLGSQCGFREREEILPRCLRWSTRQMRKIDFATFLEKRRPVYPVLEATSSELDEYYMMSFDNGDMFDVRFEAPVRVASRYETTLKAPVQKARRGTKRPRQSTPLLTPTEGGERARVCCVHGRPCPDNEGGTDRGHDIEDRLRAVIDDRMRAVLTDDSDTGFLAVLRAVIDDRLRAVSGRRRSRSPPLFREEDVISHHSQSRSRQPQPQHVAADEAFSLQPQHVPTEVGTSLQPQHAPTEEAIVFQPQDIPIEEVTAFQPQHIPTETSASWEPQHVPNEAGTPLQPQHAPADEAIVFQPQDIPIEEVTAFQPQHIPTETSASWEPQHVPNEAGTPLQPQHAPADEAIVFQPQDIPTEEVTAFQPQDIPTETSASWEPQHVPNEAGTPLQPQHAPADEATALQQFTNLFKSVVPVSHSPIKGASYQTYIPYDKVCTLHSPDKAKKASKPHDKVQTSEPSVDLDDLEEFGEDEDEDTGDKSLGPRERRPSAAIRTPFKGQSPSTAEVLRTQYRKFRISGPNSIAVVTATEAPLNQEFFDDLENTDMDFTQDVIDQYVLFIRTRLGIAKEKSMSTTLVIGTDFYVVLHAELTRLHPKDPNFKKVKGKPTYPKWTLPEGLERLVKGLDTTNSTPWWNVDFIVAICLVGKNHWVTVRIRLVDWKVELYDSLSHLFDEGKASVRDDEMKPITRLMPRLLELSDYWENTTRIKREDEMELRKMPSSAQFAQVDNHSCGPFACMYLDRLVATPDKKLRHSEQINEKYIKKYRWIVGSRIFCLTQI comes from the exons ATGGGCGACCGCGACCGGAACGACGACGACTCGGTGTCGGCGACAAGCTCCGAAGAGGAGGAGCGTCTCGCACATCCTACTCCTCCG ATTAATTGTGATTGGAAAAGGCCTACATTGATCTACGTGACCCGTGGAGTTAATCTTTATATGAGGACCGATATATTGAAGGAGGTCAAGAATGTTTTACTTGATAAAGGCGGTCCGTTGGCTCTAGAGAGATTTAAAGAAGGCGTAGTAGGACGGTTGATTGATATCAAGAGAAACCATAGTGCAAGTAATGCTCTACATCACTTGCTAGCTCGTCAATTGAAAGGTAGCGATATACCATGTGACGAGTCTTGGTTTCAAGTTGGTGGACAGACCATTCGATTTAGGCCGACGGAGTATGCCCTTGTCACGGGACTTCACTTTGGCAACAGTGATTTTGATCCATATGCAAAACACAAGCCTCCACGGAATGGTATATTCAATCGATTCTTCAATGGTGTATCCACGAAGGTGCATGTGTTGCGCAAGAGATTCAATGAGAAGAGCCTTGGCAAGGATGTGGAAGACTATTTGAAGGCTGCCAATCTTTTGGTGTACTATCTATTCCTCCTATGTCGGGATAATCCAGTGATCGAGGATTGGGCATGGACATTAGTTGAGGATTTTGAGCGTTGGGATGCCTTTCCATGGGGCTCATACACGTATGGCGCATTGTCTTACTACATAGACACTGTTGGGATTGCCCCGGACCAAGCTGAAAAAGATTACCACTTTTATGGTCCGGTTTGGGCCTTACAAATTTGGTCGTACGAGGCCGTTCCAGATTTGGGAAGCCAATGTGGCTTTCGAGAGCGCGAGGAGATATTGCCTCGTTGTTTGAGATGGAGCACTCGACAGATGAGGAAGATTGATTTTGCAACTTTTTTAGAGAAGCGG CGGCCGGTATATCCTGTGTTGGAAGCTACATCTAGTGAGTTAGATGAGTACTATATGATGAGCTTCGACAATGGGGATATGTTTGATGTTCGTTTCGAGGCTCCTGTACGCGTTGCCTCAAGATATGAGACAACATTGAAGGCGCCTGTACAGAAAGCACGACGCGGGACGAAGCGCCCCCGACAGAGCACTCCACTTCTCACTCCAACAGAGGGGGGAGAGAGAGCTAGAGTGTGTTGTGTGCACGGACGGCCTTGCCCAGACAACGAAGGGGGCACTGACAGGGGGCATGATATCGAGGACAGATTGAGGGCAGTTATCGATGATAGAATGAGGGCAGTTTTGACTGATGATTCTGATACAGGCTTTCTTGCTGTATTGAGAGCAGTTATCGATGACAGATTGAGGGCAGTTTCCGGCCGGAGGCGTTCTAGGAGTCCTCCACTCTTCCGGGAAGAGGATGTTATCTCCCACCACTCTCAGAGTCGCTCCCGCCAGCCACAGCCTCAGCATGTCGCTGCCGATGAGGCCTTTTCTTTGCAGCCTCAGCACGTCCCCACCGAGGTCGGTACTTCTTTGCAGCCTCAGCATGCCCCCACCGAGGAGGCTATTGTTTTTCAGCCTCAGGACATACCCATCGAGGAGGTTACTGCTTTTCAGCCTCAGCACATACCCACCGAGACCAGTGCTTCTTGGGAGCCTCAGCACGTCCCCAACGAGGCCGGTACTCCTTTGCAGCCCCAGCATGCCCCCGCCGATGAGGCTATTGTTTTTCAGCCTCAGGACATACCCATCGAGGAGGTTACTGCTTTTCAGCCTCAGCACATACCCACCGAGACCAGTGCTTCTTGGGAGCCTCAGCACGTCCCCAACGAGGCCGGTACTCCTTTGCAGCCCCAGCATGCCCCCGCCGATGAGGCTATTGTTTTTCAGCCTCAGGACATACCCACCGAGGAGGTTACTGCTTTTCAGCCTCAGGACATACCCACCGAGACCAGTGCTTCTTGGGAGCCTCAGCACGTCCCCAACGAGGCCGGTACTCCTTTGCAGCCCCAGCATGCCCCCGCCGATGAGGCTACTGCTTTGCAACAGTTTACCAACCTCTTCAAGTCTGTGGTACCTGTGTCGCACTCTCCTATCAAGGGAGCCTCTTACCAGACCTATATCCCATATGATAAGGTTTGTACCTTACATTCTCCTGACAAGGCCAAGAAAGCGTCTAAGCCACATGATAAGGTACAAACATCTGAGCCTAGTGTTGATTTGGATGATCTCGAGGAGTTTGGggaggatgaggatgaggacACGGGCGATAAGAGTTTGGGGCCTCGAGAGCGTAGACCGTCTGCTGCTATTCGGACTCCTTTTAAGGGTCAAAGTCCGTCTACTGCTGAGGTATTGAGGACTCAGTACAGAAAATTCAGAATTAGTGGACCTAATTCCATTGCAGTTGTGACTGCGACAGAAGCTCCTTTAAATCAAGAGTTCTTCGATGATCTTGAGAATACTGACATGGACTTCACCCAAGAT GTCATAGACCAATACGTGCTTTTTATTCGCACACGTCTTGGGATAGCCAAAGAAAAAAGCATGTCTACTACTTTAGTCATCGGCACTGATTTTTAT GTTGTATTGCATGCCGAGCTTACCCGACTGCATCCAAAGGATCCCAATTTTAAGAAGGTGAAGGGAAAGCCAACATATCCCAAATGGACTTTACCTGAAGGACTCGAACGCTTGGTTAAAGGGCTAGATACGACAAATTCAACTCCGTGGTGGAATGTAGATTTT aTTGTTGCAATTTGTCTTGTGGGCAAAAATCACTGGGTCACTGTGCGAATTCGACTTGTTGATTGGAAGGTCGAGTTGTATGACTCATTGTCACACCTGTTTGATGAAGGCAAGGCTTCTGTGCGCGACGATGAGATGAAGCCCATTACTCGTCTCATGCCTCGTCTATTAGAGCTCTCCGATTATTGGGAGAACACAACTCGGATAAAGAGAGAAGACGAGATGGAGCTTCGTAAGATGCCGAGTAGTGCCCAGTTCGCCCAGGTCGACAACCACAGTTGCGGCCCTTTCGCTTGCATGTATCTTGATCGTTTAGTTGCCACTCCTGACAAAAAGCTGAGACATTCGGAACAAATCAACGAAAAATATATCAAGAAGTATAGGTGGATTGTAGGATCTAGAATATTTTGTCTCACTCAAATTTGA
- the LOC130991369 gene encoding protein argonaute 10-like, with translation MPIRQMKENSEQHFIIKPQLQNSMNSAPKSSKSAQNGKGPPVQESQNKQTSPPSRNRGRRRGRGGRKSDQGDAFMRPSSRPCTAADKPIVKENVRAIVPALSNNGGSSLCESDMGFPSSSKSLTFPLRPGFGQAGTKCIVKANHFFAELPDKDLNQYDVTITPEVTSRAVNRAIMAELVKLYKESELGTRLPAYDGRKSLYTAGELPFAWKEFTIKLIDDEDTINGPKREREYKVVIKFVAKASLHHLGQFLAGKRADGPREALQILDIVLRELSMKRFCPVGRSFFSPNIRKPQKLGDGLEAWCGFYQSIRPTQMGLSLNIDMASAAFIEALPVIEFVAQLLGKDVLSRPLSDSDRVKVKKGLRGVKVEVTHRGDVRRKYRVSGITTQPTRELVFPVDDNSTMKSVVEYFQEMYGFTIQYTHLPCLQVGNQKKANYLPMEACKIVEGQRYTKRLSEKQITSLLKVTCQRPRDRENDILQTVQHNGYDQDPYAKEFGIRISEKLASVEARVLPAPWLKYHETGKEKDCLPQVGQWNMMNKKMINGMTVSRWACINFSRSVQDIVARGFCNELAQMCQVSGMEFSPEPVIPFYNARPDQVEKALKHVYHACMNKLKGKELELLLAILPDNNGSLYGDLKRICETDLGLISQCCLTKHVFKMNKQYLANVSLKINVKMGGRNTVLLDAISCRIPLVSDIPTIIFGADVTHPENGEETSPSIAAVVASQDWPEVTKYAGLVCAQAHRQELIQDLYKTWQDPLRGTVSGGMVRDLLVSFRKATGQKPQRIIFYRDGVSEGQFYQVLLFELDAIRKACASLEPNYQPPVTFIIVQKRHHTRLFANNHRDKSSIDRSGNILPGTVVDSKICHPTEFDFYLCSHAGIQGTSRPAHYHVLWDENNFTADGIQMLTNNLCYTYARCTRSVSVVPPAYYAHLAAFRARFYMEPDVQEGTRVAGELGVRPLPALKENVKRVMFYC, from the exons ATGCCTATAAGGCAGATGAAAGAAAATTCAGAGCAACACTTTATCATCAAACCCCAGCTGCAAAACTCCATGAATTCTGCTCCAAAGAGCTCAAAGTCTGCTCAGAATGGCAAAGGCCCACCAGTTCAGGAATCCCAGAACAAACAGACCTCACCTCCATCAAGAAACAGAGGAAGGAGAAGGGGTCGGGGCGGCCGGAAATCGGACCAAGGCGACGCCTTTATGCGGCCGAGCTCGCGGCCATGCACTGCAGCTGATAAACCAATTGTCAAAGAGAATGTTAGAGCCATTGTGCCAGCTTTGTCTAACAATGGAGGCAGCAGCTTATGTGAATCAGACATGGGGTTTCCGAGCTCGAGCAAGTCCTTGACTTTCCCGTTGAGGCCGGGGTTCGGGCAGGCCGGGACGAAGTGCATTGTCAAGGCCAACCATTTCTTTGCAGAGTTGCCAGACAAGGATTTGAACCAGTATGAT GTAACGATCACCCCGGAGGTGACTTCTAGAGCGGTGAATCGAGCCATCATGGCGGAGCTCGTGAAGCTGTACAAAGAATCTGAGTTGGGGACGAGATTGCCGGCCTACGATGGAAGAAAGAGTTTGTATACAGCTGGTGAACTTCCTTTTGCTTGGAAGGAGTTTACCATTAAGCTTATTGATGATGAGGATACTATCAATGGTCCCAA AAGAGAAAGGGAGTATAAAGTAGTGATTAAGTTTGTTGCAAAGGCAAGCTTGCATCATTTAGGCCAATTTCTTGCTGGTAAACGGGCAGATGGTCCGAGGGAAGCTCTGCAAATTCTCGACATTGTACTGAGAGAGCTCTCGATGAAAAG GTTCTGCCCTGTCGGGAGGTCATTCTTTTCTCCTAATATTCGGAAACCACAAAAGCTTGGGGATGGTTTAGAGGCATGGTGTGGGTTTTATCAGAGTATAAGACCTACTCAGATGGGCCTGTCACTCAACATAG ATATGGCTTCAGCTGCATTTATTGAGGCACTTCCAGTTATTGAATTTGTTGCCCAACTGTTGGGGAAAGACGTTTTGTCGAGGCCATTGTCTGATTCAGACCGAGTTAAG GTCAAGAAGGGCCTCAGAGGAGTGAAAGTTGAAGTGACCCACAGAGGGGATGTTCGAAGAAAATATCGAGTTTCTGGCATTACAACTCAACCAACAAGAGAGCTAGT ATTTCCCGTTGATGATAACTCGACTATGAAGTCGGTTGTTGAATATTTCCAAGAGATGTACGGATTCACGATCCAGTATACTCATCTGCCTTGCCTTCAAGTAGGAAACCAGAAGAAAGCAAACTATTTGCCGATGGAG GCGTGTAAAATCGTTGAGGGCCAAAGGTATACTAAAAGGTTGAGCGAGAAACAGATCACCTCCCTTTTAAAGGTCACATGCCAAAGACCAAGGGATCGAGAAAACGACATTTTGCAG ACTGTCCAACACAACGGCTATGATCAAGATCCGTATGCAAAGGAGTTTGGAATTAGGATCAGTGAGAAACTGGCATCAGTGGAGGCGAGAGTTCTCCCTGCCCCGTGG TTGAAATATCACGAGACTGGCAAGGAAAAGGATTGCCTGCCGCAAGTTGGCCAGTGGAATATGATGAATAAG AAAATGATAAACGGCATGACAGTAAGCCGGTGGGCATGCATTAACTTCTCACGAAGTGTTCAAGATATCGTTGCTCGAGGATTCTGTAACGAGCTGGCCCAAATGTGCCAAGTATCCGGCATG GAATTCAGTCCAGAGCCGGTTATTCCTTTCTACAATGCTCGGCCCGATCAAGTCGAGAAAGCTTTGAAGCATGTTTATCATGCATGCATGAacaaattaaaaggaaaagaattGGAGCTTCTGTTGGCCATTTTGCCCGACAACAACGGGTCCCTATACG GTGACCTGAAGCGAATATGTGAAACGGACCTCGGTCTGATATCCCAATGCTGTCTAACTAAACATGTTTTCAAGATGAACAAGCAATATTTGGCGAACGTATCCTTGAAAATCAATGTTAAG ATGGGCGGCAGGAACACGGTTCTCTTGGACGCTATCAGCTGCAGAATACCTCTCGTCAGTGACATACCGACAATTATATTTGGAGCAGATGTTACACATCCTGAAAATGGAGAGGAGACCAGTCCTTCGATTGCTGCA GTTGTAGCATCTCAAGACTGGCCTGAGGTCACAAAGTATGCGGGATTAGTTTGTGCTCAAGCTCATCGACAAGAATTGATACAAGATTTGTACAAGACGTGGCAAGATCCTCTTCGTGGTACAGTTAGCGGAGGCATGGTCAG GGATCTTTTGGTTTCTTTTCGAAAAGCAACTGGTCAAAAGCCACAGAGGATAATATTTTACAG GGATGGTGTGAGTGAAGGCCAATTTTACCAAGTGCTACTTTTTGAGTTGGATGCTATACGAAAG GCTTGTGCTTCGTTGGAGCCAAACTACCAGCCACCGGTGACATTTATCATAGTTCAGAAGCGACACCATACGAGACTGTTTGCGAATAATCATAGAGACAAGAGCAGCATTGACAGGAGTGGAAATATTTTGCCAG GCACAGTTGTTGATTCCAAAATCTGCCATCCAACAGAATTCGACTTCTATTTGTGTAGTCACGCAGGAATTCAG GGAACAAGTCGGCCTGCTCATTATCACGTACTCTGGGACGAGAACAATTTCACTGCAGACGGAATTCAGATGTTGACGAACAACCTCTGTTACACGTACGCGAGGTGCACGCGTTCAGTATCAGTGG TTCCTCCGGCTTATTACGCGCATTTGGCTGCTTTCCGGGCAAGATTCTACATGGAACCGGACGTGCAGGAAGGCACACGAGTAGCCGGAGAGTTGGGTGTTCGTCCCCTACCGGCGCTGAAAGAGAATGTAAAGAGAGTCATGTTTTATTGTTGA
- the LOC130991368 gene encoding uncharacterized protein LOC130991368, producing MTSNAAESFNSRLWWARRLPVCSLLESFRTLLEDWFDERRTSSESRDHVLTVSTFNKLSNSVQASLSLTVRATTGLVYKVEEDDQQYQVDLQNWTCECREFDEDKIPCKHAVAAIRWAGNGLNVYDFVHKYFKQYELTQTYAEHVSPIPHPSEWNVPGDVLSIYCSPPDPETLRQSGRPKMSRTRSTVEGLPSRRRQVCSRCNGTGHNRKKCTISIPVGGVDLNVPFQEAEFEETSQDPSHATDEPSHDTEEAQPTQRRRKKKRCSNCGEEGHDIRACPMPLRE from the exons ATGACGTCTAATGCAGCGGAATCGTTTAACTCTCGGTTGTGGTGGGCTAGGCGTTTACCAGTGTGCTCTTTACTTGAATCGTTTCGCACACTTTTGGAGGATTGGTTTGACGAGCGACGTACATCGTCTGAATCGAGAGATCATGTGTTAACGGTGTCTACGTTCAACAAGCTATCTAATTCTGTGCAAGCAAGTCTCTCTCTTACTGTTCGAGCCACCACCGGACTTGTGTATAAAGTTGAAGAGGATGATCAACAATATCAAGTCGATCTTCAGAATTGGACTTGTGAGTGTCGAGAGTTTGATGAGGATAAAATTCCATGCAAGCATGCGGTTGCCGCTATAAG GTGGGCGGGCAATGGTTTGAATGTGTACGATTTCGTACACAAATATTTCAAACAATATGAGTTGACACAAACTTATGCCGAACATGTTAGTCCAATACCACATCCGAGTGAATGGAATGTGCCAGGAGATGTCTTATCAATCTATTGTAGTCCACCCGATCCGGAGACTCTACGTCAGTCTGGGCGTCCAAAGATGAGTCGTACTCGgtcaacagttgaaggactaccCTCACGACGGCGTCAAGTGTGCTCTAGGTGTAATGGAACGGGACACAATAGAAAAAAATGCACAATATCTATCCCTGTGGGTGGGGTGGATTTGAATGTTCCATTTCAAGAAGCAGAGTTTGAGGAAACTTCTCAGGATCCTTCTCATGCCACAGATGAACCATCTCATGATACGGAGGAAGCACAACCGACCCAGAGACGTCGGAAGAAAaaaagatgtagcaattgtggAGAAGAGGGTCATGATATTAGAGCATGTCCAATGCCCCTCCGTGAATAA